From the genome of Nicotiana tabacum cultivar K326 chromosome 17, ASM71507v2, whole genome shotgun sequence:
CACATATAACCatagttaaaaaatattttctcacatTAGTTTTTAACTGTTAAAGCTAATTGCTTGGTTCGATATAAATATTAATTGAGTGTGAATAAGTTATTTACTGTATGCCAATTCTTTTGCGCATGATCTAAATAAACCTCTGAAATTATATCAAAGATTGATGTTGGACATGTAACATTTTCAAATTGAATAAGTTTAAATATTAGGATATAGACAAGTGGGCATCGTGCAAGGAAGACAACATGAAAAACATCTGTAATTGTTTAAGGTATTAAAGGCAAATGGATAAAATATTACCTATCAACTTACACATGATTAGTTGCTCCCATGTACACATCCATGAGATAGTAAAGTTGGTCAACTTTCATTACTAAATAAACTTCTTAGAAGCtgaaaaaaaattgatttgatTGGCATGGAACGACAAAACGTGGAACATATTTTTTAATCATCTGATATTAAATTTTATTTGCTTGACTAATTCGGATTTGATTGATTTATATAAATGTCCCATTTTTAGATTACTGTTTAGATTTTGTCTATATTTTGAAAAGCCGTACAAATATAGCCCTTGAAAAATTATTACTCCACTTCATATAATTATCAGTTTGCTCACAAAATATTAAACTGTGATCTAGTGTATGTAATGACTTATAGATTTTTAGACGGTCACCTTGAATTTTCACATAGTAAGCCCACTAAAAAATACAAAACATCCTTTATCGAAAGGTCTCTATTTTATCCTCAATTACGGGGAATGACTTAGTTCCACGCTCGTGAATTTACATGCAAGTTATAAAACGAGTTTAATTTCAATACGCTGGTAAGTGGCAATATAAAGTTATTTTATACTATTAAATAAACAAAACCTGTAATAACATGTAACTATATGTAATAAACTTAATCTAGTAATTTAATAAAGCAAATAACTTACtatattaaattaaaatactATAATAGTTggttaaaaaaaatacaataaaaaggGAAGCGGAGGGAGCTGATCCAATATCTTCCAAAAGTCACTTCTAACCAGCGAAACTGCCGCTTAACTGTCTCTTCTTCTTCTGCCCCATTTTTAACTTCAacttaaaaaacaaaattaaaacaaaagaaagagaaaaattaCTACTCTGTACATAACACAAAGATTTTATTCACCTTCATATCTCTTTTTCTATTTGTCCATATTCATATTCATATTCATATTCATTATATATAATTGTACACCCTTTTATGCAATCTGATTACTGTTaatctcatcttcttcttcaccaAGATTTTTCAGTAAGTGGGtctgtattattattttttgggtgTTTTGTTTTTTCATATTCTTTTGCATTTGGTTTTATTAAAATCATGTGGGCAAGTTTATTATACAATTTATGTTACATGAATTCTTCATTTGTTTTAATGTGTGAAATAAATGTTAATATGGGAGTTTGCCAAATTTGCATGTGCTCATAATCTCAAGAAATCATCAGAAATGAATGCGAGTTTTGCAAGATGCTTTATTTCCTTGTTgggtttgttttaatttgaaataaaattttgatctttGAAGAAAATTGCATCAGTACTCATAAAAGGATTGGATCTGCTACtttaataatcatattttatacATCTTTATGAGAAAAGACTTAGTGGGTGTTTGGAgataagaattgtgaaattctggaaaaaggtaaaaacaaaaatcaagcgaaaatggtatttgaaaattagagttgtatttggacatgaatacaatttggagctgcttttgaatttttatgagtgatttgaaagagaaaaatttgaaaaacagttttttggagtttttcaaatttccgaaaaaatacaaaattcaaCTTCTAAGTAAATTTGAATTTtcatggccaaacactgattccGATAAGAGTGAtttttttatggccaaacgggccctTATTATTGCTCATTATTCTATTTTTGGTAATATCATGATTTTGGTGGAAAACCAAATAAAAGGAGCTGTTAGATTTTACCACAATGGTTGATGAAATGAGTTGTCTCCTTTTATGATTTTGAGCTAGCTAAATTTTGAGGTTGAGTTAGACCCAAGGTCCATTTTCTTATCAGTAGTAGCAAATGACTTTGATATGTTCTGCATTGAATCGATTCCTATGTGTGTTTTTGGCAACTATGATGGTTCAAAATGAAATCTTAATTTTGGCGGAAAAACCAAACAAAAGTTGGATTTAACTAGTGTTAATGTCAAAAACAGATTACTTTATTTGTTCTGCATTGAATTGATTCCTATATGTGTTTTTGGTAATTATGATGGTTTAAAATTGAAATCTTGATTTTAGTGGAAAACCAGACAAAAGTTGGATTTAACTACTGTTATTATTGTCAAGAGCAGATGACTTTGATATGTTCTGCATTAAATTGATGCCTTGATGTTTTGTTAATAGGTTTTCAACTTTCGGGTATGAGTTTAAGTCGGATTACAACGAGTATGTGGTTTGAGGATTCTTTATGCTTTGCTTCATGTGCTGAGGATATGTGAATGGATTCAGCAAGAGGTTGGTTCCAAAAATTGTCGTCAACAAAGAAGGATCCAATGGCTAGTGGAAGAGAAGATGGCAAGCCAGTGTCGGCTGAAGAGGCTTCCAATATAACAAAGCAGAGAGTCGCTGCAGCAAAGCAATACATTGAGAAACATTACAGAGAGCAGATGAAAAATTTGCAGGAGAGAAGGGAGCGGTACGACATTGATGCTAGTTTTGTTATTTCCTTGTTACTAGACCTATTAGTCTTTGTGCAAACATTACTTTGTTCCTTAGTTTCATTAGAGACATGTTCCTCCATAGATGGAGAGGTTCAATCAGTATGCTGAATCAGTATCCACTGTTTCAAGTCGTCGacagttatttttatttttgataagcaAGACATTGACATTCTTTATcgcctcttttctttttcttcatagAGGTTGGTCGGACACTTTTGTCTTTGGTTAGCCTCATTATATTATTACAAGAGTGACTTTTACTATTTTGCTTTGTTTAAGAGTTATAACTTGATATTTCTCAACTTTTCTGTCATCTACACTGCTTTAAATTCTATCTcgtttcctttttctcttttatcCTGTAGTCGAATTTTACTAGAAAAGAAGCTGGCAGATGCTGACGTCTCAGAGGAAGATCAAAATAACCTACTGAAATTCTTAGAAAAGAAGGAAACTGAATACATGCGACTCCAGAGGCATAAAATGGGAGCTGATGATTTTGAGTTATTAACGATGATTGGAAAGGGTGCTTTTGGAGAGGTAATATTTCTACAAAAAACAATCAAGTTCCTGTTTATTTGTTCTGTTACTGGTGCAATTTTCTGTTCTCCACAGCCTTTCTTTTTGCCTTTACTCTGTATTTGGAAGTTAAAATTTCTTATGTAACTAGtactccctccgtcccaatttatgtgacactCTATCCTTTTTAGTCAGTCCCAAAATAATGTCACATTTccttatttataaataatttatctTTAGAATTCCTACTTTACCCTTTAGGGATTAATTTACAACCACACAAATATCTATGGTTTGTTCTAGACCACACGCTTCAAAAATCTTCCTTTATTTGTTACACTTTTTGCCGCATCAAACACCGCCACATAAATTTACAACCACACTTTTTACAGTTCCTTATTTCCCATTGCTCTGAGAAAATATAGATGATGAATTGCATTTTATTGCTCCTTGTGTGAATATTTTAAGGCATAAGTATCCAGAAATTAGTTTGTGCTAATATTTTATGACAGTGTAATCTCTATTTGTGGTTTATGGTACTAATTTCCTGCAGTTACTATCGAGGGTATATTTGTGGTTTGCGGTATTAATATTCATAGGTTAACTATGTTGTTAATGTCATAATTATTAATGGTACTTAAAGCTAGTTCTTTGTCGGAAAAAAAGCCAATCTGCATGATTGGTTTCTCTGTTATTACAGGTCAGAATTTGTAGGGAGAAAACAACTGGTCAGGTATATGCAATGAAAAAGCTTAAGAAATCAGAAATGCTTCGTAGAGGACAGGTACACGATTATGGTCATCAAAATGCTACAATTGATTCGACAACTATATTTACTGGTCCTTAGCTTTTCGTATTTTAGGTTGAGCATGTAAAAGCGGAAAGGAATCTTCTCGCGGAAGTTGACAGTGATTGCATCGTCAAACTGTATTATTCTTTCCAAGATGACGACTACCTTTATCTTGTTATGGAATATCTACCTGGTGGAGATATGATGACACTGCTCATGAGGAAGGATATATTAACAGAAGACGAAGCTAGATTTTATGTTGCCGAGACTGTTTTGGCAATTGAATCTATCCATAAACATAACTACATACATAGGTTGTGACTTGATTTGATACAGCGATGTAGTTTGTTATGATCTTCTTTTATGTTGGCTCTGGACTTCTTTAAACACTGTTGTCAAAGACACGCTTAAAGTACGCTTAAGCCTGGAAGCGAGGCataaaacatgttgagcgcttccCTCGCTTAACTGGCGCTTCAGTGTATTtatcaaggctctaaggcatacttttccttgccaatgagctTAATCCTGAAGAGGCgacactaaacaattgatatttcactttatcaaaaaaaattcaatttttttgtccatatattttgttattcatgcttataattattagtcttggactatatatacatacatgtATGTTCTTTTTCTCCATTTGCACCTTTCTTCATTAAAGCCCACACTTTATTTGCgcgcttaaagccccaatggACCATAGAGCTTTTTTTAGCTTTTCGTCTTTGATAACACAATTAAACACTCTTAACTTTGTGCAGCCACCTTTTATTTGTTGCAGAGACATTAAGCCTGATAACCTGCTACTCGATAGATATGGTCATTTAAAACTATCAGATTTTGGATTATGTAAGCCATTAGACTGTAGTACCCTGGAAGAGAAGGATTTCTCAGCCGGCGATAGTGCCAACGGAGGTTCCAGGAGTGATAGCCCTCCTGCTCCCAAACGCACTCAGCAAGAGCAGCTAGAACACTGGCAAAAAAATAGGAGGATGCTTGTAAGTTTCTTTACCATGTGGGTATTCCCATTCGTCGtacttcttttcccatttcttaTAATATTTAGGGGACTCTACTTTATGTCATTCCCTCGTTGGTGATGAAGATGAAACAATCATTACTACTCCCTCTGTCCCTGTGACACTCTTTCCTTTTTGGTCAGTCCCAAAAAGAATGATACCTTTCTATATTTAGtaacaattttaacttttaaatgcccccattttacccttaatgagatgatttataacCATATAAATATCTATGGCTCATTTTAGACCATAAGTTTCAAAAATATgcctttctttcttaaactctatgCCCAGTCAAACACCGtcatataaattgggacggagggagtatCATGTACTGTTTAAATTGTTGACCTTAGAAGCAACATTCTTTATGTGATTTTTATAAGTGTTTATTGAAGTTGTTCCCCTTGTTTATTTAATTGTCCGTGTTTGGGAAATCCAGGCCTATTCCACAGTGGGCACACCAGACTATATTGCTCCTGAGGTCCTGCTGAAGAAAGGTTATGGCATGGAATGTGACTGGTTAGTACACTTCTGTATTAAATAATGAGGAGTTTGAATGCACATTTTTTGGTTTTCGTAAATTTGGGGAAACATTGATTGTATGTTTTTCAAAGGAGTAGCTCCATGTGCAATTTCAAGTGGTTCTTTCCCTGCTCAGCCCCACCCCTTCTCTTCCCTCTCGTCCTTTTCTCATTTTCTCTTCCCTTTATGTTATCTTTTTAAGGGAACTGTCTTAGGGAGGGGTGGATTCTAGTTGATACACTTTATATGTTTCTCCTTTCCGCATCAATTTGCTGTAAATTTGGTTTTATTCTGCAGGTGGTCCCTCGGTGCTATTATGTATGAAATGCTTGTCGGTTATCCACCTTTTTATTCTGATGATCCCATGTCAACATGTAGGAAGGTGATCAATTATGACTACCTGTATACATTCCTtcattttttttccctttttggctTTCTGGATGCCCTAATAAATTCTATTGATTCTTCAAACAGTTTCTCCTTTCACAAAATACTATATGAAAGCTCCCATGGAATTTTATCATCTCAGGAATTTACCTTTTGTACATGCAGATAGTAAACTGGAAAAATCATTTAAAGTTTCCTGAAGAAGCAAAGCTATCTCCAGAAGCGAAAGATATTATAAGCAGACTTCTTTGTAATGTCACCGAGAGACTTGGTTCCAACGGCGCAGATGAAATAAAGGTGTTGTATGGTGTGTCCTATGCTATGTCCTGTAGCCGGTCTAGGGATTAACTGCAACCGTAACCTggtgatttctttttcttttctccattttCCTTTTCCATCTCAGGTCCACTCATGGTTTAAAGGGATTGATTGGGATAGAATCTATCAGATGGAAGCTGCCTTCATTCCTGAAGTTAATGATGAGTTGGACACccaaaattttgagaagtttgaggAGGTATCCCTGTcccttgttctttctttctttctttctttctttctttcttttgataaCCGAGAAATCCCCAAGGGGCAGTGGCGCACGGTTAGGACCTAAGTGGATAATGTGCCCActcctctacccttctccacttaaataccagacttttgTCTGCGGCAGGGTTCAAACCCGTTGCGCCTAACCTGCACATCATTTGCTACgctcttaccactagaccaaagccTTGGCGGAATGTCCCCCTTTTTGTTGGTTTCCTACCTGGTGTCTGGTACTCGTGTTGGAGACCCCACTAATCTGGATTTGCACCAGAAAGTCCCACATTTTGGGAGGAGGGGTGGGGGGTGGGTAAAAGCACTCCAACAAAGGCAACTCACTTACCACTCCACTACAACCCTTGTTGGTTGGAATATCCCTTGTTctcttaaattattatttttaaatattttactgccttttgaattttttttgtttgctctgCAGTCTGAATCTCATTCTCAGAGTGGATCGAGATCTGGTCCATGGAGAAAGGTATTCACTCTCATAATCATGGGGGCATGTAGTTTGATTCTAAATTCACCTACCTACTACTAGCAATTTTGGTAATTTTTGGACATGTACATCGGGCACAGTGATGAATATGACATTGTTTAAAAAAAGTGTTTGTCATAACCATGCATACATACATAATTGCTTACTGAAGTTTCAGAATGAGTTATTCACATTATGCATTTGGAacttgttcttgttcttgtatttgATTAGTTTTCTTTTGCGTTCTAAGTCTTCGTTTTTTCCTATTGTTGTTCCTTTCATACTTTGTATAATTTGGGTTTCCGCATTTTCTTGTATGACCTATCTATCTTATTCTTACCCTGCATGCAGATGCTCTCGTCTAAGGACATCAACTTTGTCGGATACACGTACAAAAATTTCAAAGTCGTGAATGATTATCAAGTACCTGGAATGGGTACTTTCTCTATCTGTCCCTCTCTGTACGCATTTTCAATCGGCCATACTACTCTTACAAAAGCGG
Proteins encoded in this window:
- the LOC107758951 gene encoding serine/threonine-protein kinase 38-like isoform X1, translated to MDSARGWFQKLSSTKKDPMASGREDGKPVSAEEASNITKQRVAAAKQYIEKHYREQMKNLQERRERRILLEKKLADADVSEEDQNNLLKFLEKKETEYMRLQRHKMGADDFELLTMIGKGAFGEVRICREKTTGQVYAMKKLKKSEMLRRGQVEHVKAERNLLAEVDSDCIVKLYYSFQDDDYLYLVMEYLPGGDMMTLLMRKDILTEDEARFYVAETVLAIESIHKHNYIHRDIKPDNLLLDRYGHLKLSDFGLCKPLDCSTLEEKDFSAGDSANGGSRSDSPPAPKRTQQEQLEHWQKNRRMLAYSTVGTPDYIAPEVLLKKGYGMECDWWSLGAIMYEMLVGYPPFYSDDPMSTCRKIVNWKNHLKFPEEAKLSPEAKDIISRLLCNVTERLGSNGADEIKVHSWFKGIDWDRIYQMEAAFIPEVNDELDTQNFEKFEESESHSQSGSRSGPWRKMLSSKDINFVGYTYKNFKVVNDYQVPGMVELKKTNTKPKKPTIKSLFGDESEASEDN
- the LOC107758951 gene encoding serine/threonine-protein kinase 38-like (The RefSeq protein has 2 substitutions compared to this genomic sequence), encoding MDSARGWFQKLSSTKKDPMASGREDGKPVSAEEASNITKQRVAAAKQYIEKHYREQMKNLQERRERRILLEKKLADADVSEEDQNNLLKFLEKKETEYMRLQRHKMGADDFELLTMIGKGAFGEVRICREKTTGQVYAMKKLKKSEMLRRGQVEHVKAERNLLAEVDSDCIVKLYYSFQDDDYLYLVMEYLPGGDMMTLLMRKDILTEDEARFYVAETVLAIESIHKHNYIHRDIKPDNLLLDRYGHLKLSDFGLCKPLDCSTLEEKDFSVGDNANGGSRSDSPPAPKRTQQEQLEHWQKNRRMLAYSTVGTPDYIAPEVLLKKGYGMECDWWSLGAIMYEMLVGYPPFYSDDPMSTCRKIVNWKNHLKFPEEAKLSPEAKDIISRLLCNVTERLGSNGADEIKVHSWFKGIDWDRIYQMEAAFIPEVNDELDTQNFEKFEESESHSQSGSRSGPWRKMLSSKDINFVGYTYKNFKVVNDYQVPGMVELKKTNTKPKKPTIKSLFGDESEASEDN